Proteins from a genomic interval of Rubinisphaera italica:
- a CDS encoding transposase — MTKKKTSTVKRGRREYTDEFKEEAVQMLLDGHTAVSVVKRLGISNINVLYRWKKLQLERSGPVASSLEARVQELESELRRVERERDILKDEQQTLIARRVRRIFYVANETPPTQCHISAQSVIFSAPSLHRCVL, encoded by the coding sequence ATGACCAAAAAGAAAACATCAACCGTCAAGCGTGGACGTCGTGAGTACACAGATGAGTTCAAAGAAGAAGCCGTGCAAATGTTGCTGGATGGCCATACGGCAGTGTCGGTGGTGAAGCGTCTGGGCATTTCCAACATCAATGTTTTGTATCGCTGGAAGAAGCTTCAACTTGAGCGGAGCGGGCCGGTCGCCAGTTCGCTGGAGGCACGTGTCCAGGAGTTGGAGAGTGAGCTTCGACGTGTCGAACGAGAGCGAGACATCCTAAAAGACGAACAGCAGACACTTATCGCAAGAAGGGTCCGTCGCATCTTTTATGTGGCGAACGAAACTCCGCCAACTCAGTGCCACATTTCCGCCCAAAGCGTTATCTTTTCTGCCCCTTCTTTGCACAGGTGCGTTCTCTGA
- a CDS encoding transposase — MSLGRRKSQRQQELFVPTQELPRTPRHVFYERLNRLLAEHNFDAFLEELCSPYYTAVSGRPGVPPGVYFRMLLIGYFEGLDSQRGCADCRLLGRRRPGDVPTVFHCENSSGSKSPKRHPTILR, encoded by the coding sequence ATGAGTCTGGGACGACGGAAATCTCAACGGCAGCAGGAACTGTTTGTTCCTACTCAGGAACTGCCAAGAACTCCTCGGCATGTGTTTTACGAACGCTTGAACCGATTGCTGGCCGAGCATAACTTCGATGCGTTTCTGGAAGAACTCTGCTCGCCCTATTACACCGCTGTCTCAGGACGACCGGGTGTGCCGCCGGGGGTTTACTTTCGGATGCTGCTGATCGGCTATTTTGAAGGGCTCGATTCCCAACGCGGCTGTGCAGATTGTCGTCTGCTCGGGAGACGCCGGCCTGGCGATGTGCCGACAGTTTTTCACTGCGAGAATTCCTCGGGTTCAAAATCACCGAAGCGACACCCGACCATTCTTCGCTGA
- a CDS encoding nucleotide sugar dehydrogenase: protein MLKNLKNKIESQNSIIGIIGLGYVGLPLISAFFNKGFQVIGFDVDSKKVETLNAGKSYIKHISNEEVDKWRISGKFEATTDSARLAEADVLLICVPTPLNDTRDPDLTYVEKTTESIARTLRKGQLIILESTTYPTTTRDVMLPILETSGLKVGEDFFLAYSPEREDPGNPDFTAAGIPKVVGGYDPQSLELAVALYSQSIVKVIPVSSCEVAEACKILENTYRAVNIALVNELKMLFDRMGIDIWEVIDAAKTKPFGFQAFYPGPGLGGHCIPIDPFYLTWLARKQGLTTRFIELAGEVNSRMPDYVITRLAEFLNEQGKPIKNSKILLLGVAYKKDVDDPRESPSFFLMEELLKRGAELSYNDPHVPHLPKMRHHDLPEMSSCELTEKLLSEQDCVLIATDHSAYDCNFITSHSKFILDTRNFTKLATMTTGIIRKA from the coding sequence ATGCTCAAGAATCTCAAAAACAAAATTGAATCGCAGAATAGCATTATTGGAATCATCGGACTGGGCTACGTCGGCTTACCATTAATCAGTGCTTTTTTTAATAAAGGCTTTCAGGTCATTGGATTTGATGTTGATTCCAAAAAAGTAGAAACCCTCAATGCAGGCAAAAGCTATATCAAACACATCAGCAATGAAGAAGTTGATAAATGGCGAATCTCTGGAAAATTTGAGGCCACTACTGATTCGGCTCGTCTGGCAGAAGCAGACGTTTTGCTCATTTGCGTTCCGACTCCATTGAACGACACTCGTGATCCCGATTTAACCTATGTAGAAAAAACAACCGAGTCAATTGCCAGAACATTGAGAAAAGGACAATTGATCATACTGGAAAGTACGACTTATCCAACAACGACCCGTGACGTGATGCTTCCAATCCTTGAAACCTCAGGCTTAAAAGTGGGTGAGGATTTTTTCCTCGCTTACAGCCCGGAACGCGAAGATCCTGGCAACCCCGACTTCACTGCCGCTGGCATTCCTAAAGTGGTCGGCGGATACGATCCACAGAGTCTTGAACTGGCAGTGGCGCTCTATTCTCAATCGATCGTCAAAGTAATCCCTGTCTCAAGTTGTGAAGTTGCTGAAGCCTGCAAAATTCTCGAGAACACGTACCGGGCTGTGAATATCGCTCTAGTGAACGAACTCAAAATGCTGTTTGACCGCATGGGCATAGACATCTGGGAGGTCATCGATGCCGCTAAAACCAAACCGTTTGGATTTCAGGCATTTTATCCTGGGCCTGGATTGGGCGGTCACTGCATTCCGATCGATCCATTCTACTTGACTTGGCTGGCACGCAAACAGGGGCTGACAACGCGATTTATTGAACTGGCAGGAGAAGTCAACTCACGAATGCCCGATTATGTAATTACGCGGCTGGCTGAGTTTCTGAATGAACAGGGAAAGCCGATCAAGAACAGCAAAATCCTTCTTCTCGGCGTTGCTTACAAAAAAGATGTCGACGACCCGCGGGAGAGTCCTTCATTCTTTCTGATGGAAGAACTCCTGAAACGCGGAGCGGAGCTTTCTTATAATGACCCTCATGTGCCCCATCTTCCGAAAATGAGACACCATGACCTACCCGAAATGTCAAGTTGCGAATTAACAGAGAAATTACTATCTGAGCAGGATTGTGTCCTTATTGCAACTGACCATAGCGCATACGACTGTAACTTTATTACCAGTCATTCTAAGTTTATTCTTGATACCCGCAATTTTACAAAACTTGCAACTATGACTACTGGCATCATCCGTAAGGCTTAG
- a CDS encoding transposase yields the protein MSSARETPAWRCADSFSLREFLGFKITEATPDHSSLTRIRKRLPLSVHNQVFTFVLKIASEELSLTGLDIGVDSTMIEANAAMKSIVRKQTGEDWKEYLKGLMIEAGEIEEDDEPNDEDLRRFDRKRSKNGEKNVSNTDWESPTDPDSRIVKMKDGRTHLGYKIEHVVDLETELILHAEVHHGTDHDTQTLIGNVVSAQVNLDEAEMDAEIMNVVADKGYYKAEVLTQLQWMELTAHIPEKSNATKLSRSDLHYWSRLMNRLETRSRRGRKKQRLRSERVERSFAHSCETGGARRSRLRGLGEIRKRYSIHAAARNLSLVLRKLLGAGTPRGLMGLWRRFASRFPLEMLQKRISACRETINRLQTDLKTNFRNQFGIHKNAILYQVKTTR from the coding sequence TTGTCGTCTGCTCGGGAGACGCCGGCCTGGCGATGTGCCGACAGTTTTTCACTGCGAGAATTCCTCGGGTTCAAAATCACCGAAGCGACACCCGACCATTCTTCGCTGACTCGCATTCGCAAACGGTTGCCGCTCAGTGTGCACAATCAAGTCTTTACGTTTGTGCTCAAAATCGCCAGTGAAGAACTCTCGTTGACGGGCCTGGATATCGGCGTCGACTCCACCATGATCGAAGCTAACGCGGCTATGAAAAGCATTGTCCGCAAACAGACCGGAGAAGACTGGAAAGAATACCTCAAAGGCTTGATGATTGAAGCCGGTGAAATCGAAGAGGATGACGAGCCGAACGATGAAGACCTGCGACGCTTTGATCGTAAACGATCCAAAAACGGCGAGAAGAACGTCTCGAATACCGACTGGGAATCGCCAACAGATCCGGACAGCCGCATCGTCAAAATGAAGGATGGACGCACACATCTGGGCTACAAGATCGAACATGTTGTCGATTTGGAGACCGAACTGATCCTGCATGCCGAAGTGCATCACGGCACCGATCATGACACGCAGACGCTGATCGGCAATGTCGTCTCGGCTCAGGTCAATCTGGACGAGGCCGAAATGGATGCGGAGATTATGAATGTCGTGGCCGACAAGGGGTATTACAAAGCGGAGGTACTGACACAACTGCAGTGGATGGAGTTGACAGCTCACATCCCAGAGAAATCCAACGCGACAAAACTCTCACGGTCAGACCTCCATTACTGGTCGCGGCTCATGAATCGGCTGGAAACCCGCAGCCGTCGCGGCCGGAAGAAACAACGATTGCGCAGCGAGCGAGTGGAACGCAGCTTTGCTCACAGCTGCGAAACCGGCGGCGCGAGACGAAGTCGCTTACGAGGACTCGGAGAGATCCGCAAACGTTACAGCATCCACGCGGCTGCGCGAAACCTGAGTCTGGTCCTTAGAAAACTACTGGGAGCAGGCACCCCACGAGGTTTGATGGGACTCTGGCGGCGTTTTGCGTCGAGATTTCCACTGGAGATGCTTCAGAAACGAATCTCAGCGTGCCGAGAAACCATCAACAGGCTTCAGACCGACCTGAAAACAAATTTCCGGAACCAATTTGGAATCCACAAAAACGCAATCTTGTATCAAGTCAAAACGACCCGTTAA
- a CDS encoding choice-of-anchor Q domain-containing protein, which yields MQFHLWLQGLVSKHFLRGHQLKSNRRQQRSLGYSNVEVCEQRILLAAVWTDQGPAPTQNGQLETGTQPNRQITGAIHTVLAHPTNPDILYIGSVNGGIWKTTDATSVNPTWTPQTDFLGSLSIGAMAFDLSDSSFDTLVAGTAQYSSFAGRGGIRGPVYKTVDGGATWIELPSAGLLASAENISGIAARGNTIVVTSSAIAGGIFRSEDNGATFIAIDAADFNSPNDNFTDLVVDESDPTGQRLYAAAEGVGGPGGIYRSDDFGSTWTKITGQAIDAEMDDLLAASNNIEISVHPTTGRLYVAVLVSGQPRGIFHTNTGDSGNPTWTRMDIPVLPLGSATALTNASNTSPIVITSAGHGLNTGNFVVVNGVTGNTAANGFFRVNRIDANTFSLETSQGNGAYTGGGTWTRVTGPSPRAKDIDETGAQGRIHFSITVDPTNEDILYVGGDRQEINNIIGDDTYGGAIFRGDASIARDPSQIPSPQWDHLTHDQVEFDPSGGTANGTAPHADSREMTFDANGNLLEVDDGGIFRRTSPRDNTGDWFSLAGSLGVAEFHDIAYDSLTKTIIAGAQDNGTQFQVTAGDKVWDFLSGGDGGDVAVDNVTLAGSNQSIRYSSFQNLGGFRRTTWNAANTQIGVAFPALTVTSGSALIPQFSTPVELNRIDPRRMIIHGANGLYESLNQGNTIAQVGATAFAGFLQNAVDYGGFQNGVANADVFYAGVSDDVAVRTTMGGAVAFRDPNTNDSSDILDVIMNTEDWSNVFAIDSNQVYQSVDAGVTWTDITGNLMSIAGNAIQTIEYVSGVLVVGGNLGVFSSMVSSLGTWTEVGDNLPNALVYELEYNATDDILVAGTLGRGAWTLANASVELMDETDQPGITIVESGDSTDVTEGGATDTYTIVLDSQPTDDVTITIAGDTQLNLAPTTLVFTSANWDLAQEVTVAAVDDYLNEGAHNGTIMHTVTSTDADYDSFTVADITVAITDNDIATPATITVTTAVDEEDGTIDPAVGAGVSLREAILAANSNPNANTITFAPGLNGTPIVLSLTGLNDDAGLTGDLDITEDITITGNGIGQTIIDADGIDRVFHLVNEATFNLDGVTVTGGSASYGGGIAVDSGDMFITGSQIQNNTSTGSGGGVYLLFNGTLSILESTISNNSSAGTGGGVYTFGLFNIDRSTIHSNTASREGGGVYSFAVVGTSEITQSTISNNSSNLDGGGFFTQGATVSILNSTITGNRADADAGFFSGVGGGIGTLGGTIELNNSLVAGNVVGTGNTSDDITSSAIQAVSSFNLIGDSGSAGGLMDGVNGNIVGVNGVGIRDINTILNTNLVNNGGPTLTHSLLAGSAAIDAGDPAFATPPNTDQRGTGFNRVVNARIDIGALEEDAPQTPPTLTQFFFGQFEHVIDVGQMQATDPDQPDNTLVYSISGNGADDALFSITSDGLLSFNLTPDFENPVDSDGDNVYEVSVQVTDNTSLTDTETQFITINDAVDNVIPGGVIAMLENSTIEFSNANGNAIELDSPSDFTEYTVNLTVPRGILTLATTAGLISSSGNNSNMIQIMGTAPAINAALDGLMYTADAQLGPISLTIDTSTTVFSQFIQDIDQQRIEVVDAFVDSGLDYTTFNGMYNFSTTNRGTIFGDELIEIDPTAGYTISGNAFSGDGMGGLYNPNNRQYFGFASYDADMNLINTWTVLQFAGSNQARLARQLKTGDTVIYLDNVSGWNNGGPGHARTLAWYGYANAAGEIYDDYTYTRNVIFDVANGAWDAGAINYSNNSITLRTPWAGPNLQANTAFTNNSSGPSYNYNVIKNGLVSNQSNSYSGEVSGFGHLANQFRYGTAFIRSLILSNYQNNGVNRVNWSNVQIDRTIEEYRSGESIELKAIQDPTATYQWTQTGGPQVQINNDNQPIANFVAPFTNVNDTLDFEVTIQRGAEIVTHSISVRIFAGTFNSNAITDSALDYTTFNGEEEFSETNRTTVIGDEFVAVNLDDDYVISGSAISSDPANSINRHYFGFASYDVDHRFIAPWHVTQFAGSSQTRLTQELKNGDTVIHLDNVAGWNNGGPGHARTLAWYRYQNASGNTYDDYTYTRNVIFDVANGAWGPGQVDYVNNTITLRNAWTGGTLSVGAAVTNNTSGGTYNYNALKYEAVSGQLTQYTGTISGVGNQPSQFRYGTAFIRTLILTNYGPTSSPTPRGQGPQVVTWSNIQVDRVPEFYRPLERVELKVTKINNAIYRWRQISGPNVMLDNDDQFKTSFLTPNSNQNVTFVFEVDIILNDRIDTEQLAVSLVGLN from the coding sequence ATGCAATTTCATTTGTGGTTACAAGGTTTGGTTTCTAAGCATTTCCTGCGTGGTCATCAATTGAAGTCGAACCGTCGCCAGCAGAGATCTCTGGGATACAGCAATGTCGAAGTCTGTGAACAGCGAATATTGCTGGCGGCTGTTTGGACAGATCAAGGTCCTGCACCAACGCAAAATGGTCAGTTAGAGACCGGCACGCAACCTAATCGACAAATCACCGGAGCAATTCACACTGTCCTTGCTCATCCGACCAATCCGGACATTCTCTATATAGGCTCGGTGAATGGTGGGATTTGGAAAACTACAGACGCCACTTCTGTGAATCCTACCTGGACACCTCAAACCGACTTTCTTGGTTCTCTTTCCATAGGAGCCATGGCTTTTGATCTTTCGGATTCCTCATTCGACACCCTGGTCGCGGGTACTGCACAGTATAGCAGTTTTGCTGGACGTGGCGGGATTAGAGGTCCTGTTTATAAAACAGTCGATGGTGGAGCAACCTGGATAGAACTTCCCAGTGCAGGATTGCTGGCATCCGCTGAAAATATTTCAGGAATTGCTGCACGCGGAAACACCATTGTGGTGACCTCATCTGCTATTGCAGGGGGAATCTTCCGTAGTGAAGATAACGGAGCAACATTCATAGCGATTGATGCTGCAGATTTCAATTCACCCAATGATAACTTCACCGATCTTGTGGTGGATGAAAGTGATCCGACTGGTCAGCGGCTTTACGCAGCTGCCGAGGGGGTCGGAGGTCCCGGTGGTATCTACCGTTCTGATGACTTTGGTTCGACCTGGACCAAGATTACCGGCCAGGCGATCGATGCAGAAATGGATGATTTGCTGGCCGCTTCCAATAATATTGAAATTTCCGTTCACCCAACAACCGGGCGTCTGTATGTCGCCGTCCTGGTCAGTGGACAACCACGGGGTATTTTTCATACGAACACAGGTGACAGTGGAAATCCGACTTGGACTCGCATGGATATTCCTGTCCTCCCATTGGGAAGTGCAACTGCTCTAACTAATGCCAGCAATACATCTCCAATTGTGATCACCTCTGCAGGACATGGACTGAACACAGGAAACTTTGTTGTCGTTAATGGTGTTACGGGAAATACAGCAGCGAATGGATTTTTCAGAGTCAACAGAATAGATGCCAACACATTTTCTCTGGAAACAAGTCAAGGAAATGGAGCGTACACAGGTGGAGGAACCTGGACGCGGGTTACAGGACCTAGCCCAAGAGCTAAAGATATTGATGAAACTGGAGCTCAGGGACGTATTCACTTTTCAATTACAGTGGACCCCACAAACGAAGACATCCTCTATGTTGGTGGGGATCGCCAGGAAATCAACAATATTATTGGTGACGACACATACGGCGGGGCAATTTTCCGTGGCGATGCCAGTATCGCCCGTGACCCGAGTCAGATCCCCTCACCACAGTGGGATCATTTGACGCATGATCAAGTGGAATTTGATCCCAGCGGAGGAACGGCCAATGGGACTGCTCCGCATGCCGATTCGAGAGAAATGACCTTTGATGCGAACGGAAATCTTCTGGAAGTCGATGATGGTGGAATCTTCCGACGTACCAGTCCCCGAGACAATACGGGAGATTGGTTCTCTCTGGCTGGCTCTTTGGGAGTTGCTGAGTTTCATGACATTGCTTATGACAGTCTCACCAAAACAATCATTGCTGGTGCCCAGGATAACGGAACTCAATTTCAGGTGACTGCTGGAGATAAAGTCTGGGACTTCCTTTCTGGAGGTGACGGAGGTGATGTTGCGGTTGATAACGTCACTTTGGCAGGTTCGAACCAGTCCATTCGCTACAGTAGCTTTCAAAACTTAGGTGGGTTTCGCAGAACGACATGGAATGCCGCGAACACTCAGATAGGTGTTGCTTTTCCGGCTTTGACTGTGACAAGTGGTTCAGCATTGATTCCTCAATTCAGTACTCCTGTCGAGTTGAATCGCATTGATCCGAGAAGAATGATCATTCATGGCGCCAATGGTCTTTATGAATCCTTAAACCAGGGAAACACAATTGCTCAGGTCGGAGCAACTGCCTTTGCCGGATTCTTACAAAATGCAGTCGATTACGGCGGGTTTCAGAATGGAGTCGCCAATGCAGATGTTTTCTATGCCGGAGTTAGCGACGACGTAGCAGTCCGTACAACAATGGGAGGGGCAGTTGCATTTCGGGATCCGAACACGAATGACAGTAGCGATATTCTAGATGTCATCATGAATACAGAGGACTGGTCCAATGTCTTCGCGATTGACTCGAATCAGGTCTACCAGTCTGTTGATGCAGGAGTGACCTGGACGGACATCACAGGCAACCTGATGTCCATTGCAGGGAATGCGATTCAGACGATCGAGTACGTCTCGGGTGTTTTGGTTGTTGGCGGAAATCTGGGGGTCTTTTCCTCGATGGTTTCCTCGCTCGGCACCTGGACTGAGGTTGGCGATAATCTTCCCAACGCTCTCGTTTATGAACTCGAATATAATGCGACTGATGACATCCTCGTCGCGGGTACGCTTGGTCGAGGTGCCTGGACACTGGCCAATGCCAGCGTTGAGTTGATGGATGAGACTGATCAACCCGGGATTACGATTGTAGAATCAGGAGATTCCACTGATGTGACTGAAGGCGGAGCCACAGATACTTATACGATTGTTCTGGATTCACAACCGACCGATGATGTCACCATCACCATTGCCGGAGACACCCAACTTAATCTCGCCCCAACGACTCTCGTCTTCACATCTGCGAACTGGGACTTGGCTCAAGAAGTGACGGTCGCAGCTGTTGATGACTATCTCAATGAAGGTGCCCACAATGGCACGATTATGCATACGGTGACCAGTACCGATGCTGACTATGACAGCTTCACTGTAGCGGATATTACAGTCGCCATTACCGACAATGACATTGCTACTCCTGCTACGATTACAGTCACGACGGCAGTGGACGAAGAAGATGGTACGATCGACCCGGCGGTCGGTGCCGGTGTCTCGCTTCGTGAAGCGATTCTGGCAGCGAATTCAAATCCCAATGCGAATACGATCACCTTTGCGCCTGGCTTGAATGGAACACCGATCGTCCTCTCTCTGACTGGTCTCAATGATGATGCTGGACTGACTGGCGATCTGGATATCACTGAAGACATTACGATTACAGGAAATGGTATCGGTCAGACCATTATTGACGCAGATGGTATCGATCGAGTCTTCCATTTGGTCAATGAAGCGACCTTCAATTTGGATGGTGTCACTGTCACTGGGGGTTCAGCTTCGTATGGTGGAGGGATTGCAGTCGACAGCGGCGACATGTTTATCACGGGATCTCAAATTCAAAATAACACTTCAACAGGCAGCGGCGGCGGAGTCTACCTGTTGTTCAATGGAACACTTTCCATTTTGGAATCGACAATTTCAAATAACTCTTCTGCGGGAACTGGTGGGGGTGTTTATACATTCGGACTCTTCAATATAGATCGCTCCACAATTCACAGCAATACTGCTTCACGTGAAGGGGGAGGTGTTTATTCATTCGCGGTTGTTGGAACCAGTGAAATTACTCAAAGTACGATTTCAAATAATTCTTCAAACCTTGACGGAGGTGGATTTTTTACTCAAGGGGCAACAGTCTCCATCCTTAACAGTACGATTACTGGGAACCGAGCGGATGCAGATGCTGGATTCTTTAGTGGTGTCGGAGGAGGAATTGGTACTTTGGGCGGAACGATCGAACTCAATAATTCACTCGTCGCAGGTAACGTTGTAGGTACAGGGAACACCTCTGATGATATCACCTCTTCGGCCATTCAGGCGGTTTCCAGTTTCAACCTTATTGGAGATTCTGGTTCGGCTGGTGGTTTAATGGACGGAGTCAACGGTAACATCGTTGGTGTGAACGGTGTCGGTATTAGAGACATCAATACTATCCTCAACACCAATCTCGTCAACAATGGTGGACCGACACTGACACACTCCTTGCTCGCAGGTTCTGCTGCGATTGATGCAGGCGATCCCGCCTTTGCAACACCTCCTAATACAGATCAGCGAGGAACAGGCTTTAATCGTGTGGTCAATGCTAGAATCGACATTGGTGCTTTGGAAGAGGACGCCCCTCAAACGCCTCCCACCCTAACGCAATTCTTCTTCGGTCAATTTGAACATGTGATAGATGTTGGACAAATGCAGGCGACCGATCCCGATCAACCAGACAATACTCTGGTTTATTCGATCTCAGGAAATGGGGCGGACGACGCACTGTTCAGCATCACCAGCGATGGACTGCTCAGCTTTAATCTCACTCCCGATTTTGAAAATCCAGTCGACTCTGATGGCGACAACGTCTACGAAGTAAGCGTCCAGGTGACCGACAACACATCACTGACGGATACCGAAACTCAATTCATCACCATTAATGATGCTGTCGATAACGTCATTCCCGGTGGTGTGATCGCAATGCTCGAAAATAGCACGATCGAATTTTCCAATGCCAACGGAAACGCAATCGAGCTGGATTCTCCCAGTGACTTTACGGAATACACCGTGAATTTGACGGTTCCACGAGGAATTCTCACGCTAGCGACGACCGCTGGTTTGATATCCTCGTCTGGGAATAATTCCAACATGATTCAAATAATGGGGACAGCTCCAGCGATTAATGCCGCTCTTGATGGCTTAATGTATACTGCCGATGCTCAGCTCGGTCCGATTTCATTGACAATCGATACTTCCACGACTGTATTCAGTCAATTCATTCAGGATATCGACCAGCAACGGATTGAGGTTGTCGATGCATTTGTCGACTCTGGTTTGGATTATACAACATTCAACGGGATGTATAACTTCTCAACTACGAATCGTGGTACCATCTTTGGCGATGAACTTATTGAAATTGACCCTACAGCCGGTTACACGATTTCCGGTAACGCATTTTCCGGTGACGGAATGGGCGGGCTATATAATCCCAATAACCGCCAATACTTCGGCTTTGCCAGTTATGATGCTGACATGAACTTGATTAACACCTGGACGGTACTGCAGTTCGCAGGAAGTAATCAGGCTCGATTAGCAAGGCAGTTAAAAACAGGTGATACAGTTATCTATCTCGACAATGTCTCCGGTTGGAACAACGGGGGCCCAGGCCATGCTCGCACGCTTGCCTGGTACGGATATGCCAACGCTGCTGGAGAAATTTACGATGATTACACCTATACACGAAATGTGATTTTTGATGTCGCTAATGGAGCCTGGGATGCTGGTGCCATCAATTACTCCAATAATTCGATTACTTTACGAACACCTTGGGCAGGTCCAAATCTACAGGCAAACACAGCATTTACAAATAACAGTTCAGGTCCATCATACAATTACAATGTGATCAAAAATGGTCTCGTTTCCAATCAATCGAATTCTTATTCTGGTGAAGTGAGTGGTTTTGGACATCTCGCAAATCAGTTCCGGTATGGAACAGCCTTTATCCGCAGCCTGATCCTCTCAAACTATCAAAACAATGGAGTGAACCGGGTTAACTGGAGCAATGTTCAAATTGATCGTACGATCGAAGAATATCGTTCAGGCGAGTCCATTGAATTGAAAGCGATTCAAGACCCGACGGCAACTTATCAATGGACTCAGACTGGTGGTCCACAGGTTCAAATCAATAATGATAATCAACCCATTGCAAACTTTGTCGCACCATTTACGAACGTCAATGACACGTTAGATTTTGAAGTGACCATACAAAGAGGCGCCGAAATTGTCACACACTCGATAAGCGTTAGAATTTTTGCGGGCACGTTTAATTCAAATGCCATTACTGATTCTGCTCTTGATTATACAACATTTAATGGAGAAGAAGAGTTTTCTGAAACGAATCGTACCACAGTAATTGGTGATGAGTTCGTCGCAGTGAATCTCGATGATGATTACGTCATTTCCGGATCGGCAATCTCAAGTGATCCTGCAAATTCAATCAATCGGCATTATTTTGGATTTGCTAGCTATGATGTTGACCACAGATTTATTGCCCCGTGGCATGTCACTCAATTCGCAGGAAGCTCTCAGACTCGATTGACCCAGGAGCTCAAAAACGGCGATACTGTCATTCATTTGGATAATGTAGCTGGCTGGAATAACGGTGGTCCGGGGCATGCTCGGACTCTCGCCTGGTACAGATATCAAAACGCGTCGGGTAACACTTATGATGACTACACTTATACGAGAAACGTGATCTTCGACGTCGCCAACGGAGCATGGGGGCCAGGACAAGTCGATTATGTGAACAATACGATCACATTAAGAAATGCCTGGACTGGAGGGACTTTGTCTGTAGGAGCAGCAGTTACCAACAACACTTCCGGGGGAACTTACAATTATAATGCTCTGAAATATGAAGCGGTATCGGGACAGTTGACTCAGTATACAGGAACAATTTCAGGAGTAGGCAATCAGCCAAGTCAATTTCGATATGGAACAGCGTTCATCAGAACGCTCATATTGACTAATTATGGTCCAACATCATCTCCTACACCACGTGGGCAAGGTCCTCAAGTTGTCACATGGAGCAACATTCAAGTTGATCGGGTTCCTGAATTTTATCGACCTCTGGAACGTGTCGAGTTGAAAGTGACAAAAATCAATAATGCCATCTATCGCTGGAGACAAATTTCAGGGCCAAATGTCATGCTCGACAATGATGACCAGTTTAAAACCAGCTTCCTGACTCCGAATTCAAATCAGAATGTAACATTTGTCTTCGAGGTCGATATTATTCTCAATGACAGGATTGACACAGAACAATTGGCTGTATCACTTGTCGGATTGAATTGA
- a CDS encoding transposase family protein, with protein sequence MAIHKFELDVDDLLESFEELEYPRSQTNRKHPLPSVLMISVMGVLAAMVARPELLNGQTTKQNGCIPSSIFRTGFLARMCFVVC encoded by the coding sequence ATGGCCATCCATAAGTTTGAATTGGATGTCGACGATCTGTTGGAATCGTTTGAAGAACTGGAATATCCTCGCTCGCAGACGAATCGCAAGCATCCGTTGCCGAGTGTCTTGATGATCTCCGTGATGGGTGTTTTGGCGGCAATGGTGGCCCGACCGGAATTGCTGAATGGGCAAACGACAAAGCAGAATGGTTGCATTCCATCCTCGATCTTCCGCACGGGATTCCTCGCAAGGATGTGTTTCGTCGTGTGCTAA